The genomic DNA CCCGATCTGCTGGCCGTCGCCGCGCGTCTGGAACGCGCCCTGCGCCCGCTGTCCCTCGACTGGTACGAGGACGACGACCTAGGTTCGGTGGACCTGTGCCACGCGACCTCCGGAGGCACGGGCGCCCTCCCGGGCCTGCTCGCCCGGCACTTCTGCGACGTGCCGCTGCTCGTCACCGAGTACGGCGTGCGGCTGCGGACGCACTACCTCACGGAACCCGATTCCTCGCCCGCGATACGGTCGCTGCTCGCCGCCTTCCACCGGCGGCTGGCCGCCGAGACCTACCGGCGCGCGGCCGTGGTCACCCCGGGCAACAGCCATGCCCGTCGCTGGCAGGAGCGCTGTGGCGCCGACCGCGCCAGGCTGCGCACCGTCTACCCGGGCATGGACGCGGCCCCCTTCGCGGAGGCGGGGGAGTCGCCGGAGTGCGCCGACCCGCAGACCCTCGTCTGGGTAGGCCGCTTCGAACCGGCCAAGGACCTGGTCTCGCTGCTGCACGCGTTCGCGGAGATCCGCAGGTCGGAGCCCGGCTCGCGGCTCAGGATCGTCGGTGCCCCCTGCGGCCCCGAGGGCGTCGCCTACCTGGCCCACTGCAAGGGACTGGCGGCGCAGCTCTTCCCGGACGAGGCCGACGGCCCGCACTCCGTCGGCCGCAACCCGGTCTCCTTCGAGGAGATCGGCGGACCCGAACTGCCCTCCCGCGCCGACGCGTACGCCTCGGGGGCCCTGGTGGTGCTCTCCAGCGTCGTCGAGGGATTCCCGACCGGGCTCGTCGAGGCCATGTTCTGCGGCCGGGCGACGGTGTCCACGGACGTCGGCGCGGTGGTGGAGGCCATCGGCGGCACGGGACTCGTCGTACCCCCGCGCAATCCGCGGGCGCTCGCCGAGGCATGCGTCGCGCTGTTGCGCGACCCCGAGCGCCGCGAACGCCTGGGCGCCGCCGCGCGCGCCCGCGCACTGGAGCTGTTCACCGTCGAGCAGAACATCGCGGCATTTCACGGCATTTACCTGGAGATCCTCTCGCGTACACCGGTACACCGCGTCGTACTCGACGACACCGGCGAACCCCTGCCCTTCGGCGTACCCGCCGAGGCCCACGTCCCCGGTCGCTGGAGCGATGCCACGGCCCGGATCGCGGCCAGGGGCGGTCCCGGCTGGGCCACGGACGGCGGCCCCGTCCGGGCCACGACACCGGTTTCGGCGGCCGAGGGAGCGTCCCGATGAGCGGCCTCGGCGAACTGGACCTGCCAGGGGCCCCGTGCGGCCCGCGCGCGGGCGGGAGCCCGGAGGGAAGCTCGGGCCCTCGCGAACGCGCCCGTCGTGAAGACGCCCTTCGTGAAGACGCCGGTCGTGAAGGCGCCGCTCGTGAACCTGCTGCTCGTGAACCTGCTGCTCGTGAACACGCTGCTCGTGAAGTTGCGGGCGGCGGTGGCGGAGTCGGTGCCGTCGGTCGGGCAGGCCGCGACGGCGGGCAGTCGCCGCCCGCGTCCGCCGTCCGCCGCTCCGCCGCGGACCCCGTGAAGGGGCTGCTGCACCGGCACCGCGAACTGTGCGAACGCGCCGTGGACCCGCTGGAGATCGCGGCGGGCCTGGAGGCGCACGGCGTCACCGACCGGACCGCCGCACGCTTCCGCCACCGGGACGTCTTCTCCCTCGCGGAGGAGATGTACGCCCGTGTCCCGCGGGACGGCGACACCCCCGCACGCCCCGAGGACGGGCCGGCGCCCCGGCCGGGCGGATCGCGCGCCGCCGGGATCGTCCTCGCCCTGCTGCCCGGCGTGCTGTGCGCCGCCGCCGTGGCCGGACTGCGGCTGACCGACGGACGGCCGCGCCTGATCGCGGCCGTCGTCGGAGTCCTCGCGGTGGCCCTGGCCCTGGGCGCGGCACTGCGCCGCGGGCCGCTGAGCGCGGCGACGCGCACCACCAGCACCTGGACCTGCTGGCTCCTCGGCTACGCCCTCCTCGGCGACGGGCTCCTGCACACCGCGGTCAGCGGCGGCCCCGACGCCCTCCCCGACGGCACCGCGGAGGGCGCGTGGCCCGTCACCGTCGCCCCCGTCCTGGCGCTCGCGCTGTCCTACGCGGCCGCGGTCGGCTGCGCCCACCTCTTCAGCGCGGGCGCCCGCCGCAAGCTGCCGTCCAGCCGGGGTCTCGCCGACTTCTCCGCCTCCGTACGCCCCCTGCTGCTCGGCGCGTTCGCCCTGTACCTGGGAACCCTGGC from Streptomyces sp. CB09001 includes the following:
- a CDS encoding DUF3492 domain-containing protein yields the protein MRIGLLTEGGYPYVSGEAGLWCDRLVRGLEHHEFDIYALSRSEHEEGEGWVPLPPQVGRVRTAPLWETVDDGIVHGRRARRRFDECYRELATALCTAAPGDPARSSEGESEGQPEGQSALEADRFGSALYGLAELARDEGGLPTALRSENAVRALERACRAPGAHRSAREARVPDLLAVAARLERALRPLSLDWYEDDDLGSVDLCHATSGGTGALPGLLARHFCDVPLLVTEYGVRLRTHYLTEPDSSPAIRSLLAAFHRRLAAETYRRAAVVTPGNSHARRWQERCGADRARLRTVYPGMDAAPFAEAGESPECADPQTLVWVGRFEPAKDLVSLLHAFAEIRRSEPGSRLRIVGAPCGPEGVAYLAHCKGLAAQLFPDEADGPHSVGRNPVSFEEIGGPELPSRADAYASGALVVLSSVVEGFPTGLVEAMFCGRATVSTDVGAVVEAIGGTGLVVPPRNPRALAEACVALLRDPERRERLGAAARARALELFTVEQNIAAFHGIYLEILSRTPVHRVVLDDTGEPLPFGVPAEAHVPGRWSDATARIAARGGPGWATDGGPVRATTPVSAAEGASR